The Humulus lupulus chromosome 3, drHumLupu1.1, whole genome shotgun sequence genome window below encodes:
- the LOC133824767 gene encoding probable lysophospholipase BODYGUARD 4: MLPPIFSGKWPLNPTTKLVSAFSFLVFLVLDFLDTVLCFVYRGIDEFLEGQVSMCYCRNREQTQENATVEGELSETLFGRKNVFRETGFLGFSRKWKNSSEESVNFQMGGSRWSDCGCESCLSWMSNGGDHNLHVRIRQPSQQETIDEKSCEKTVVENVIFLHGFLSSSSLWTESVFQNLSKPVNRSYRLFAVDLLGFGMSPKPRDCFYTLKDHLEMIEKSVISPFQLDSFHLVAHSMGCNIAIALAAKHSKSIKSITLVAPPVFPSEFGAKRVLEELAKRKIWPPLLFGSAVMSWYEHIGRTVCFLVCRFHKAWEKLLKLLLRKKNLHFMIMDLARHTHHSAWHSMHNVLCGGNKSMERYLRVLSDAKVKICVVHGDHDRTAPVECSDNIKRMALNAEINIIRGANHRTVIFGREKEFTRNLELVWASLASHS; the protein is encoded by the exons ATGCTGCCTCCAATTTTCTCGGGAAAATGGCCGCTGAACCCCACCACAAAACTAGTCTCTGCCTTCAGTTTTCTGGTCTTTCTCGTCCTTGATTTTCTCGACACTGTTCTCTGTTTTGTTTACAGAGGcattgatgagtttttggaaggTCAGGTCTCAATGTGTTACTGCCGAAACAGGGAACAAACACAGGAAAATGCCACAGTCGAAGGTGAGCTCTCCGAGACTCTGTTTGGGAGGAAAAACGTTTTCCGGGAAACTGGTTTTCTTGGATTCTCGAGAAAATGGAAGAACAGTTCAGAGGAAAGTGTCAATTTCCAAATGGGTGGTTCCAGGTGGTCTGATTGTGGATGCGAGTCTTGTCTTTCATGGATGAGTAATGGTGGTGATCATAATCTTCATGTTCGCATTAGACAGCCTTCTCAACAAG AAACCATCGATGAGAAAAGTTGTGAAAAGACAGTAGTTGAGAATGTGATATTCTTGCATggctttctttcttcttcttcactaTGGACAGAATCAGTGTTTCAAAATCTATCCAAACCAGTAAACCGTAGCTATAGGCTCTTTGCTGTTGACCTATTGGGTTTCGGAATGAGTCCAAAGCCAAGAGACTGTTTCTATACTCTAAAAGATCACTTGGAAATGATAGAGAAATCAGTGATTAGCCCATTTCAGTTGGATTCTTTCCACTTGGTTGCACACTCCATGGGGTGCAACATTGCAATAGCACTGGCTGCAAAGCATTCCAAGTCCATAAAGTCAATCACTCTTGTAGCTCCT CCTGTTTTTCCTTCAGAATTTGGAGCGAAAAGGGTGCTTGAAGAGCTTGCTAAGAGGAAAATATGGCCACCATTGTTGTTTGGGTCAGCTGTTATGTCATGGTACGAGCACATTGGTCGAACTGTTTGCTTTCTTGTATGCCGATTCCACAAGGCATGGGAGAAACTATTGAAGCTGCTTCTAAGAAAAAA GAACCTACATTTTATGATTATGGACTTGGCTAGACACACACACCACTCGGCTTGGCATTCCATGCACAATGTGTTATGTGGAGGAAACAAGTCAATGGAAAGGTACTTGAGAGTTTTGAGTGATGCCAAAGTGAAGATTTGTGTGGTTCATGGAGACCATGACAGGACTGCTCCTGTTGAGTGTAGTGACAACATCAAGAGAATGGCTCTAAATGCAGAGATTAACATCATAAGAGGTGCCAATCATAGGACTGTAATCTTTGGTAGAGAGAAAGAGTTCACAAGAAATCTTGAACTTGTATGGGCATCACTTGCTTCTCATAGTTGA
- the LOC133825839 gene encoding uncharacterized protein LOC133825839, with translation MMMALKFPLQFIKLVMVCVTTPRFSFMINGAQIGCLKSRRGLRQGDPLSHFLVVIGMEYLSRIMISVGQHKDFKYHPRCEYLKLNHLCFADDLLLFSEGTFKAIYVLLRGFQLFTDSSSLQANKKKSAIFGVGLQEGDWNRLTGMTWFVRSNLPFKYLGMAISNTRISKADCECLVDKMVKRIRSWSSRNLSFAGRCILINYVLLSINIFWSQLVILPRVVITRINQICRVFLWKGTDYMEEPGRVSWIEIGKSKQKGGLSFTDISIWNICALGRYVWAIAKKEDNLWVKWVHSVYIKETDWWDYTAPLNSSWYWKRVVKTKNELKEIFLHSTNSWPIYNIAQMYKLLKDKTDTRWKFSFICDRLGIPKHKFET, from the coding sequence ATGATGATGGCTCTTAAATTTCCTTTACAGTTTATCAAGTTGGTGATGGTTTGTGTTACTACTCCCAGATTTTCCTTCATGATCAATGGGGCTCAAATAGGTTGTTTGAAATCTCGGAGAGGTTTAAGACAAGGGGATCCTTTGTCTCATTTTCTAGTTGTTATTGGTATGGAGTATTTGTCAAGAATAATGATTTCAGTTGGCCAACATAAGGATTTCAAGTATCACCCAAGGTGCGAATATCTGAAACTCAATCATCTTTGCTTTGCAGATGACTTGCTTCTGTTTAGTGAAGGAACTTTTAAAGCTATCTATGTTTTACTTAGAGGTTTCCAGCTGTTTACTGATAGTTCTAGTTTGCAAGCTAACAAAAAGAAGTCAGCCATTTTTGGTGTTGGGTTGCAAGAAGGGGACTGGAATAGGCTTACTGGCATGACGTGGTTTGTTCGCAGCAATCTTCCTTTTAAATACTTAGGAATGGCCATTAGCAATACTAGGATATCTAAAGCTGATTGTGAATGTTTGGTTGATAAAATGGTGAAAAGGATTAGGAGCTGGAGTTCGAGGAATCTGTCTTTTGCAGGGAGATGTATTCTTATAAATTATGTCCTCCTATCTATCAACATTTTCTGGTCTCAATTGGTTATTCTGCCTCGAGTGGTGATTACAAGAATCAACCAAATTTGTAGAGTTTTTTTATGGAAAGGTACAGATTATATGGAAGAGCCGGGAAGAGTATCGTGGATTGAGATTGGGAAATCTAAACAAAAGGGAGGACTCAGTTTTACAGATATTAGCATATGGAACATCTGTGCTCTTGGGAGATATGTTTGGGCTATAGCAAAGAAGGAAGATAATCTTTGGGTGAAGTGGGTACATTCGGTGTACATTAAAGAGACAGACTGGTGGGATTACACGGCTCCTCTAAATAGTAGTTGGTACTGGAAAAGAGTGGTCAAAACGAAGAATGAGTTAAAGGAAATTTTTCTTCACAGTACAAATAGTTGGCCAATCTACAACATTGCTCAAATGTATAAGCTGCTGAAGGACAAAACAGATACAAGATGGAAATTTTCCTTCATTTGTGACAGACTTGGGATTCCTAAACATAAATTTGAGACATGA